The following are encoded together in the Humulus lupulus chromosome 5, drHumLupu1.1, whole genome shotgun sequence genome:
- the LOC133777998 gene encoding ras-related protein RABC2a-like isoform X1: MILIYYNNNTTLNNYFLIITEHNRTLHTSNLARGKQSQLIIEREEKHSTGLHFLPIPKPTFLFSLSLSLSHILDPLQWLQSQLSPSTSSSSWETNQSARPALSPASCTINLTTLIREGSAICISCVRGMLQSWGSPLQLERELAQNFLSMHSGMEMESLWYNINGTLPFKLATIGIDFLSKTMYLEDRTVRLQLWDTAGQERFRSLIPSYIRDSSVAVIVYDVASRQSFLNTLKWIEEVRSERGSDVIIVLVGNKTDLVEKRQVSIEEGEAKARDLNVMFIETSAKAGFNIKALFRKIAAALPGMETLSSTKQEDMVDVNLKSMSASTQSQPQSGGCAC; encoded by the exons ATGATTttgatatattataataataatacgacattaaataattattttttgattATTACAGAACACAACCGGACCCTTCACACTTCGAACCTTGCACGCGGTAAACAGTCGCAACTGATCATCGAAAGAGAAGAGAAACACAGCACAGGACTCCATTTTCTTCCAATTCCCAAACCaacctttctcttctctctctctctctctctctctcatattctTGATCCATTACAATGGCTCCAGTCTCAGCTCTCGCCAAGTACAAGCTCGTCTTCTTGGGAGACCAATCAGTCGGCAAGACCAGCATTATCACCCGCTTCATGTACGATAAATTTGACAACACTTATCAG AGAAGGAAGCGCAATATGCATTTCTTGTGTAAGAGGCATGCTTCAGAGCTGGGGGAGTCCTTTGCAGCTTGAGAGGGAACTTGCTCAAAATTTTCTCTCTATGCATTCAGGAATGGAAATGGAATCTTTGTGGTACAATATCAACGGGACCTTACCATTTAAGTTA GCTACAATTGGTATTGATTTTCTATCAAAAACCATGTATCTTGAAGATCGAACTGTTCGACTGCAATTGTG GGACACGGCTGGACAGGAAAGATTCAGAAGTCTCATTCCAAGCTACATCAGAGATTCGTCTGTTGCAGTTATTGTATATGATGTTGCAA GTCGACAATCTTTCCTGAACACTCTGAAGTGGATAGAAGAGGTGCGCAGTGAAAGGGGCAGTGATGTTATTATTGTACTTGTTGGAAACAAGACAGATCTTGTTGAAAAGAG ACAAGTGTCTATAGAGGAAGGAGAAGCCAAAGCTCGTGATCTTAATGTCATGTTTATTGAAACCAGTGCTAAGGCTGGTTTTAATATAAAG GCACTCTTTAGGAAAATTGCCGCTGCTTTACCAggaatggaaacactttcctcaACGAAGCAAGAAGACATGGTTGATGTGAACCTGAAGTCAATGAGTGCATCAACTCAATCCCAACCTCAATCTGGTGGATGTGCCTGTTGA
- the LOC133777998 gene encoding ras-related protein RABH1b-like isoform X2, with amino-acid sequence MAPVSALAKYKLVFLGDQSVGKTSIITRFMYDKFDNTYQATIGIDFLSKTMYLEDRTVRLQLWDTAGQERFRSLIPSYIRDSSVAVIVYDVASRQSFLNTLKWIEEVRSERGSDVIIVLVGNKTDLVEKRQVSIEEGEAKARDLNVMFIETSAKAGFNIKALFRKIAAALPGMETLSSTKQEDMVDVNLKSMSASTQSQPQSGGCAC; translated from the exons ATGGCTCCAGTCTCAGCTCTCGCCAAGTACAAGCTCGTCTTCTTGGGAGACCAATCAGTCGGCAAGACCAGCATTATCACCCGCTTCATGTACGATAAATTTGACAACACTTATCAG GCTACAATTGGTATTGATTTTCTATCAAAAACCATGTATCTTGAAGATCGAACTGTTCGACTGCAATTGTG GGACACGGCTGGACAGGAAAGATTCAGAAGTCTCATTCCAAGCTACATCAGAGATTCGTCTGTTGCAGTTATTGTATATGATGTTGCAA GTCGACAATCTTTCCTGAACACTCTGAAGTGGATAGAAGAGGTGCGCAGTGAAAGGGGCAGTGATGTTATTATTGTACTTGTTGGAAACAAGACAGATCTTGTTGAAAAGAG ACAAGTGTCTATAGAGGAAGGAGAAGCCAAAGCTCGTGATCTTAATGTCATGTTTATTGAAACCAGTGCTAAGGCTGGTTTTAATATAAAG GCACTCTTTAGGAAAATTGCCGCTGCTTTACCAggaatggaaacactttcctcaACGAAGCAAGAAGACATGGTTGATGTGAACCTGAAGTCAATGAGTGCATCAACTCAATCCCAACCTCAATCTGGTGGATGTGCCTGTTGA